One region of Ornithinibacter aureus genomic DNA includes:
- a CDS encoding DUF2277 domain-containing protein, with amino-acid sequence MCRNIRPLNNFEPPATTDEVRAAALQYVRKVSGTTKPSQANQEAFDRAVEEIAHITAHLLEDLVTTAPPKDREVEAAKARARAAGRYGRTG; translated from the coding sequence ATGTGCCGAAACATCCGACCGTTGAACAACTTCGAGCCCCCGGCCACGACCGACGAGGTGCGTGCGGCGGCGCTGCAGTACGTGCGCAAGGTCAGTGGGACGACCAAGCCCTCGCAGGCGAACCAGGAGGCCTTCGACCGGGCCGTCGAGGAGATCGCGCACATCACGGCGCACCTGCTCGAGGACCTCGTGACGACGGCGCCGCCCAAGGACCGTGAGGTCGAGGCCGCCAAGGCGCGGGCCCGGGCGGCGGGGCGGTACGGCCGCACCGGCTGA
- a CDS encoding acetyl-CoA hydrolase/transferase family protein translates to MRVISVDELGRLFASLQGKPRVVVSGNVAVPWPAVRILDANKDEYTIHALNAPPGIPDREGVSAETCFVGAGMRRHSNLSYVPSRLSLVPVLLQRRIPADVVIIHCAPPRDGQLSLGIEVNILPAAIEGCRMRSGRVVAVINDQMPYTYGDALIPVEWVDVAIEVSEPLPAHDPATPDDDSRAIGERVASRVSDGSTLQMGIGGVPDATLNALTGRRGLRIWTEMFSDGVLALDRVGALEPHHPLTASFLFGSRELYDWLDGNHRVRMMRTEHTNDPGLIAQQRKMTSVNTALEVDLFGQANASRINARIYSGFGGQTDFIVGALHSAGGQSFIALRSWHPKADVSTVVPLVDEPVTSFQQSAIVTEHGVAELWGYDQQAQCQHIIRDAAHPQVREELWEEAAHLGLA, encoded by the coding sequence ATGAGGGTCATCAGCGTCGATGAACTGGGCCGACTGTTCGCTTCCCTGCAGGGCAAGCCGCGGGTGGTGGTATCCGGGAACGTCGCCGTGCCGTGGCCGGCCGTGCGCATCCTCGACGCGAACAAGGACGAGTACACGATCCACGCGCTGAACGCGCCGCCCGGCATCCCGGACCGCGAGGGCGTGAGCGCCGAGACGTGCTTCGTCGGCGCCGGCATGCGCCGCCACTCCAACCTGTCGTACGTGCCCAGCCGGCTCTCGCTCGTGCCCGTGCTGCTCCAGCGACGCATCCCCGCGGACGTCGTCATCATCCACTGCGCCCCGCCCCGCGACGGCCAGCTCAGCCTGGGCATCGAGGTCAACATCCTGCCCGCGGCCATCGAGGGATGCCGGATGCGTTCCGGTCGCGTCGTCGCCGTCATCAACGACCAGATGCCGTACACCTACGGCGACGCGCTCATCCCGGTGGAATGGGTCGACGTCGCCATCGAGGTCTCCGAGCCGTTGCCCGCGCACGACCCCGCGACCCCCGACGACGACAGCCGCGCCATCGGCGAGCGCGTCGCCAGCCGGGTCAGCGACGGCTCCACCCTGCAGATGGGCATCGGCGGCGTCCCCGACGCCACGCTCAACGCGCTCACCGGCCGACGGGGGCTGCGGATCTGGACCGAGATGTTCTCCGACGGAGTACTCGCCCTCGACCGGGTCGGCGCCCTCGAGCCGCACCACCCGCTCACCGCCTCGTTCCTCTTCGGGTCGCGCGAGCTCTACGACTGGCTCGACGGCAACCACCGGGTGCGGATGATGCGCACCGAGCACACCAACGACCCGGGCCTGATCGCCCAGCAGCGCAAGATGACCTCGGTCAACACGGCGCTGGAGGTCGACCTGTTCGGCCAGGCCAACGCGTCGCGCATCAACGCGCGCATCTACTCCGGCTTCGGCGGCCAGACCGACTTCATCGTCGGGGCGCTGCACTCGGCCGGCGGGCAGTCGTTCATCGCGCTGCGCTCGTGGCACCCCAAGGCCGATGTGTCGACCGTCGTGCCGCTCGTCGACGAGCCGGTGACGAGCTTCCAGCAGAGCGCGATCGTCACCGAGCACGGGGTCGCCGAGCTGTGGGGTTACGACCAGCAGGCCCAGTGCCAGCACATCATCCGCGACGCCGCCCACCCCCAGGTGCGCGAAGAGCTCTGGGAGGAAGCGGCCCACCTCGGCCTCGCGTGA
- a CDS encoding DNA alkylation repair protein, with amino-acid sequence MTTTSAPGSAAAGDHPASGSAPRTLVTAVRDALADPAVGDPERAVAQRAYMKSPMPFRGLGKPELTVLLRPLLGDRALVPHTREEWSDAVRDLVDHATHREEWYAALAVAGHRVARPWQDPDTLALYRHVVTSTCWWDIVDPVAADFIGPILLSHRDVVTPLVRADAVDPHLWVRRTAILAQLKHRAATDVDLLADVLDANLEGSLHGKDFFIRKAVGWALRQHARVDADWVREYVDSRASRLSGLSRREALKHL; translated from the coding sequence ATGACGACCACCTCGGCACCCGGCTCCGCAGCGGCGGGCGACCACCCGGCATCCGGCTCGGCCCCACGCACCCTGGTGACGGCGGTCCGCGACGCGCTGGCTGATCCTGCGGTCGGCGACCCCGAGCGGGCCGTCGCCCAACGGGCCTACATGAAGTCGCCGATGCCCTTTCGCGGCCTCGGCAAACCCGAACTGACCGTGCTGCTGCGGCCACTGCTCGGTGATCGCGCCCTCGTGCCGCACACGCGCGAGGAGTGGTCGGATGCCGTTCGCGACCTCGTCGACCACGCCACCCACCGCGAGGAGTGGTACGCGGCGCTGGCGGTCGCCGGTCACCGCGTGGCCCGCCCGTGGCAGGACCCGGACACGCTGGCTCTGTACCGCCACGTCGTGACGTCGACGTGCTGGTGGGACATCGTCGATCCGGTCGCAGCGGACTTCATCGGGCCGATCCTGCTCTCGCACAGGGATGTCGTCACGCCTCTGGTCAGGGCGGATGCCGTCGATCCTCACCTCTGGGTGCGGCGCACGGCCATCCTGGCGCAGCTCAAACACCGTGCTGCCACCGACGTCGACCTGCTCGCCGACGTGCTCGACGCGAACCTCGAGGGGTCACTGCACGGCAAGGACTTCTTCATCCGCAAGGCCGTCGGGTGGGCGCTGCGCCAGCACGCTCGGGTCGATGCCGACTGGGTGCGGGAGTACGTCGACAGCCGGGCGTCACGCCTGTCAGGGCTGAGCAGGCGCGAGGCCCTGAAGCACCTCTGA
- a CDS encoding MATE family efflux transporter, whose translation MGDMIGEGATNPGGGPAGSSSHGGDRSPSGRGPGSGGGPGSDRSRSSGRNESGQHLEVLRLAIPAFLALVAEPLFLLTDAAIVGRLGVEPLAGLGVASAILLTAANVFVFLAYGTTAVVARQLGAGDRPGAIAGGIDGTWLAIALGAVTAAAVAAAAEPLCRVFGASEGALEQAVIYLRISALGIPAMLVVLATTGVLRGLQDTKTPLIAAVAGFGLNIVLNLWFVHGLGWGIAGSAWGTVIAQTAMAIGLVTVLVRYARRDCVPLRAHPGRVLIAARGGIPLLVRTLALRGVLLVTTWVAASMGDVPLAAYQVTATIWTFFAFALDALAIAAQAITGKSLGAGDRDKAREATALMLRWGVLGGVVLGALLLLTRPFLAPLFTPDAEVQAAIAAGLLVVAIGQPLSGLVFVIDGVLIGAGDGVWLAKAMLATLLAYLPIVAAAHAVGGRVVDGSSAGDMAAVTWLWVAFTAFMAVRAALMWLRVRTDHWMVLGATRH comes from the coding sequence GTGGGAGACATGATCGGCGAGGGCGCGACCAACCCCGGCGGAGGTCCGGCGGGCAGCAGCAGCCACGGCGGCGACCGCTCACCCAGCGGCAGGGGCCCGGGCAGCGGCGGCGGCCCGGGCAGTGACCGCTCACGCAGCAGCGGCAGGAACGAGTCCGGGCAGCACCTCGAGGTGCTGCGCCTGGCCATCCCGGCCTTCCTCGCCCTGGTCGCCGAGCCGCTGTTCCTCCTCACCGACGCCGCCATCGTCGGGCGCCTCGGCGTCGAGCCGCTGGCCGGTCTCGGCGTCGCCAGCGCCATCCTGCTGACCGCCGCCAACGTCTTCGTCTTCCTCGCCTACGGCACCACCGCCGTCGTCGCCCGCCAGCTCGGCGCCGGCGATCGGCCCGGGGCCATCGCCGGGGGCATCGACGGCACGTGGCTCGCCATCGCCCTGGGAGCGGTCACCGCCGCAGCCGTTGCAGCAGCCGCCGAGCCGCTGTGCCGGGTCTTCGGTGCCTCCGAGGGCGCCCTCGAGCAGGCGGTGATCTACCTGCGCATCTCCGCCCTCGGCATCCCCGCGATGCTCGTCGTCCTGGCGACGACCGGCGTGCTGCGCGGCCTCCAGGACACCAAGACCCCACTCATCGCCGCCGTCGCAGGCTTCGGCCTGAACATCGTGCTCAACCTGTGGTTCGTGCACGGCCTGGGCTGGGGCATCGCCGGGTCCGCCTGGGGCACGGTCATCGCCCAGACCGCGATGGCCATCGGACTGGTCACGGTGCTCGTCCGCTACGCACGGCGCGACTGCGTGCCGCTGCGGGCCCACCCGGGCCGCGTCCTCATCGCGGCGCGCGGCGGCATCCCCCTGCTCGTGCGCACGTTGGCGCTGCGGGGCGTGCTGCTCGTCACCACGTGGGTGGCCGCGAGCATGGGAGACGTGCCCCTCGCGGCCTACCAGGTGACCGCGACGATCTGGACCTTCTTCGCCTTCGCCCTCGACGCCCTCGCCATCGCGGCGCAGGCCATCACCGGCAAGTCCCTCGGCGCCGGCGACCGCGACAAAGCCCGCGAGGCGACCGCGCTCATGCTGCGCTGGGGCGTGCTCGGCGGTGTGGTCCTCGGCGCCCTGCTCCTGCTCACCCGACCCTTCCTCGCCCCGCTGTTCACTCCGGATGCCGAGGTGCAGGCCGCCATCGCCGCCGGCCTCCTCGTCGTGGCCATCGGGCAACCCCTCTCCGGGCTCGTGTTCGTCATCGACGGCGTGCTCATCGGTGCCGGTGACGGGGTGTGGCTGGCCAAGGCCATGCTCGCGACCCTGCTCGCCTACCTGCCGATCGTCGCCGCCGCCCACGCGGTCGGCGGCCGGGTCGTCGACGGCAGCAGCGCGGGCGACATGGCGGCGGTGACCTGGCTGTGGGTGGCGTTCACCGCGTTCATGGCCGTGCGCGCTGCTCTGATGTGGCTGCGGGTGCGTACCGACCACTGGATGGTCCTCGGCGCCACCCGCCACTGA
- a CDS encoding gamma-glutamyltransferase: MGGRVAIAATGPVSLAAGREVALAGGNAVDVAVAAAMAAMSTEPGIVSLAGGAFISAWPAGGDPVVIDGNVQMPGRGLPVDRFGGGVEEVSFGYGGGVTLFGGHGSVATPGSVTACELAVEELGTVPWADVVAPAARACREGYPVGSAATRYLTFSAHPLFGRDPEALAIVTRSDGSPLEPGDVCTNHLLAEVLDLVGRDGASVLSTGEVGRAMVADMEAHGGLVTHRDFAEYTPLVRPPVRRAVGEWDLAVNPPPSVGGPMLAVMLGEIGRRGDWHWPDIIEIQRAVLSYRRSVHDVSPDLDAAGHELLLSVDRHGLAGLPTSASTANVSAVDSDGTACTITVSSGYGAGITVPGTGMLLNNALGEPELNRLGLHKVAPGIRLASNMAPTTGRTRDGRVLAIGSPGADRITTALMQVLGQGCLHGADLAHAIEAPRLHVSFDADGTPVVDHESDDAIADAVRGLGLRGTDHGRHQMFFGGVGAAFRHADGVVEAAGDPRREAAVEVVSRA; the protein is encoded by the coding sequence ATGGGTGGACGAGTGGCGATCGCCGCGACCGGGCCGGTGTCGCTGGCCGCGGGGCGCGAGGTGGCGCTGGCCGGGGGCAACGCCGTCGACGTCGCGGTGGCCGCGGCCATGGCGGCGATGAGCACCGAGCCGGGCATCGTCTCGCTGGCCGGGGGCGCGTTCATCTCGGCGTGGCCCGCCGGCGGCGACCCGGTCGTCATCGACGGCAACGTCCAGATGCCCGGGCGAGGACTGCCCGTCGACCGGTTCGGCGGTGGGGTCGAGGAGGTCAGCTTCGGTTACGGCGGTGGCGTGACGCTGTTCGGCGGCCACGGCTCGGTGGCCACGCCCGGGTCGGTCACGGCCTGCGAACTCGCCGTCGAGGAACTCGGGACCGTGCCCTGGGCCGACGTCGTGGCCCCGGCAGCCCGGGCCTGCCGGGAGGGTTACCCCGTCGGTTCGGCCGCGACCCGCTACCTCACCTTCTCCGCGCACCCGCTCTTCGGCCGCGACCCCGAGGCGCTCGCGATCGTCACCCGCTCGGATGGCTCACCACTGGAGCCGGGTGACGTCTGCACAAACCACCTGCTCGCCGAGGTCCTCGACCTGGTCGGCCGGGACGGCGCCTCGGTGCTGTCGACCGGTGAGGTCGGCCGGGCCATGGTCGCCGACATGGAGGCTCACGGCGGCCTGGTGACCCACCGCGACTTCGCCGAGTACACGCCGCTCGTGCGTCCACCGGTGCGTCGCGCGGTCGGCGAGTGGGACCTCGCCGTCAACCCTCCGCCGTCGGTCGGGGGGCCGATGCTGGCGGTCATGCTCGGCGAGATCGGGCGCCGCGGTGACTGGCACTGGCCCGACATCATCGAGATCCAGCGGGCGGTGCTGTCCTACCGCCGCTCGGTGCACGACGTCTCGCCTGACCTCGACGCGGCGGGGCACGAACTGCTGCTGTCCGTCGACCGGCACGGGTTGGCCGGCCTGCCCACGAGTGCCAGCACGGCGAACGTCTCGGCGGTCGACTCCGACGGCACCGCCTGCACGATCACCGTGTCCAGCGGCTACGGCGCGGGGATCACCGTCCCCGGCACGGGGATGCTCCTCAACAACGCCCTCGGCGAGCCCGAGCTCAACCGGCTCGGACTGCACAAGGTGGCGCCCGGCATCCGACTCGCCTCCAACATGGCCCCGACGACAGGACGTACTCGCGACGGCCGGGTGCTCGCGATCGGTTCACCCGGCGCCGACCGGATTACGACCGCGCTCATGCAGGTGCTGGGGCAGGGGTGCCTGCACGGCGCGGACCTGGCCCACGCGATCGAGGCGCCGCGGCTGCACGTCAGCTTCGACGCCGACGGCACCCCCGTGGTCGACCACGAGAGCGACGACGCCATTGCGGATGCCGTGCGCGGGCTGGGATTGCGCGGCACCGACCACGGTCGTCACCAGATGTTCTTCGGCGGGGTCGGTGCGGCGTTCCGCCATGCCGACGGGGTGGTGGAGGCTGCCGGGGATCCGCGCCGCGAGGCCGCGGTCGAGGTCGTGTCCCGCGCCTGA
- a CDS encoding S-methyl-5'-thioinosine phosphorylase, translated as MTRSPLAIIAGTGFYDLDALENPTHHTLDTAWGQARVTKGEWHGIPVVFLTRHGAGHSVPPHLVNYRANIRALADLGVRDVVAVNVTGSIDPTLQPGDLLCLDDFVDFTKQRPVTFFDGSTPEGVVHTDVMTPYHPAIRREILDAAATSGHSIRDGGVYACFEGPRFETRAEIRLAALAGADVAGMTGVPEATLALEAGLRYAAISLVVNPASGVGDADEPITMDEINAVLAASSATVLEILDDLVHTRATFPEEPDA; from the coding sequence ATGACGCGATCGCCCCTGGCCATCATCGCCGGCACCGGCTTCTACGACCTGGACGCCCTGGAGAACCCGACCCACCACACGCTCGACACCGCCTGGGGCCAGGCGCGGGTCACCAAGGGTGAGTGGCACGGCATCCCCGTCGTCTTCCTGACGCGCCACGGCGCCGGCCATTCGGTGCCGCCGCACCTGGTCAACTACCGAGCGAACATCCGGGCGCTGGCCGACCTCGGGGTGCGCGACGTCGTCGCCGTCAACGTCACCGGGTCGATCGACCCGACCCTTCAACCGGGCGATCTGCTCTGCCTCGACGACTTCGTCGACTTCACCAAGCAGCGGCCGGTGACCTTCTTCGACGGCTCCACCCCCGAGGGCGTCGTGCACACCGACGTCATGACGCCGTACCACCCCGCCATCCGCCGCGAGATCCTCGACGCCGCAGCCACCTCCGGGCACTCGATCCGCGACGGCGGGGTCTACGCGTGCTTCGAGGGCCCGCGCTTCGAGACCCGCGCGGAGATCCGCCTGGCCGCGCTCGCCGGGGCCGACGTCGCCGGCATGACGGGTGTGCCCGAGGCGACCCTCGCCCTCGAGGCCGGGCTCCGGTATGCCGCGATCAGCCTCGTCGTGAACCCCGCGTCGGGCGTCGGCGACGCGGACGAGCCGATCACCATGGACGAGATCAACGCCGTGTTGGCCGCCTCGTCGGCCACGGTGCTGGAGATCCTCGACGACCTCGTCCACACCCGCGCCACCTTCCCCGAGGAGCCCGACGCATGA
- a CDS encoding amidohydrolase family protein, translated as MSRLIIENASYVVTVDATDTVLRDTTITIDDGTITAIETSDAAAHGSQDPSAEVIDARGKLVMPGLVNLHTHLPMTLLRGLAEDVDLDGFLARVWAAEGAVMDTDTVELGATLGALESLRGGCTTQLDMYFHHEATHRGAVAAGSRHVIGPVFFDGPGPDGLTWEQRLDNLRSWPAVLDEIGGPSVPVGAMPHATYTCSPEGFAQVVTVLRELVANSERDGILTTHVSETAAENAGIRERYDATPTELLARAGWVEPDLPLVIGHGVHLSEGDRTTLAAGGAAVGHCPGSNLKLASGALPWQVLQDSGLRVGLGTDGCSSSNDLDMWQAMRQAALLARLTSERPNVASAHEVLRAATIEGARALGMGELIGSVEVGKRADLVLVDLEAPHLTPVHDVAALLVFAAGRGDVTDVLVDGMPVVRDRRSTRLDTGQLLERARARGEVARAAAAEAAATKAAQAR; from the coding sequence ATGAGCCGTCTCATCATCGAGAACGCCAGCTACGTCGTCACCGTCGACGCCACCGACACCGTCCTGCGCGACACCACCATCACCATCGACGACGGCACCATCACCGCGATCGAAACCTCGGATGCAGCGGCGCACGGTTCGCAGGACCCCTCGGCGGAGGTCATCGACGCGCGCGGCAAGCTCGTGATGCCGGGTCTGGTCAACCTGCACACCCACCTGCCGATGACGCTGCTGCGTGGTCTCGCCGAGGACGTCGACCTCGACGGCTTCCTGGCCCGGGTGTGGGCGGCCGAGGGCGCTGTCATGGACACCGACACCGTCGAGCTCGGCGCCACCCTGGGCGCCCTGGAGTCGCTGCGCGGCGGGTGCACGACCCAGCTCGACATGTACTTCCACCACGAGGCGACCCACCGCGGGGCCGTCGCCGCGGGCAGTCGTCACGTCATCGGGCCGGTGTTCTTCGACGGGCCGGGGCCGGACGGCCTCACCTGGGAGCAGCGTCTGGACAACCTGCGCTCCTGGCCCGCCGTGCTCGACGAGATCGGTGGCCCCTCGGTGCCGGTCGGGGCGATGCCGCACGCCACCTACACGTGCTCGCCGGAGGGTTTCGCGCAGGTCGTCACCGTGCTGCGCGAGCTCGTCGCCAACAGTGAGCGCGACGGCATCCTCACGACGCACGTGAGCGAGACCGCCGCCGAGAACGCCGGCATCCGCGAGCGCTACGACGCGACCCCGACCGAGCTGCTGGCGCGCGCCGGGTGGGTCGAGCCCGACCTGCCGCTCGTCATCGGACACGGCGTGCACCTCAGCGAGGGCGACCGAACGACCCTGGCGGCCGGAGGTGCCGCGGTCGGTCACTGCCCCGGGTCGAACCTCAAGCTCGCCAGCGGCGCCCTGCCGTGGCAGGTCTTGCAGGACAGCGGCCTGCGCGTCGGGTTGGGCACCGACGGCTGCTCGAGCTCGAACGACCTCGACATGTGGCAGGCCATGCGCCAGGCGGCCCTGCTCGCGCGGCTGACCAGTGAGCGGCCCAACGTCGCGAGCGCCCACGAGGTGCTGCGCGCGGCGACCATCGAGGGGGCCCGCGCGCTCGGCATGGGGGAGCTCATCGGGTCGGTCGAGGTGGGCAAGCGGGCCGACCTCGTTCTCGTCGACCTCGAGGCGCCGCACCTCACCCCGGTGCATGACGTCGCGGCGCTCCTCGTGTTCGCCGCCGGCCGCGGGGACGTCACCGACGTGCTCGTCGACGGGATGCCGGTCGTGCGCGATCGTCGCAGCACCCGCCTGGACACGGGGCAGCTTCTCGAGCGGGCCCGGGCCCGCGGGGAGGTCGCCCGGGCGGCAGCCGCGGAGGCAGCCGCCACGAAGGCGGCACAGGCTCGATGA
- a CDS encoding cupin domain-containing protein, translating to MSSESADEVIARLGMQPIPQEGAWFAPGPRTQGLNGIIALLTDRPDGFSAMHRLTIDEGWQWMAGAPATLVRLNPDGTGDSTTLGPQSPQALVTKGSWMGARTHGEWTLFSCWCAPAFEPEHFELGQRSALLDAFPDHAAEITALTRTHPIGQLR from the coding sequence ATGAGCAGCGAGAGCGCCGACGAGGTCATCGCCCGCCTCGGCATGCAGCCCATCCCGCAGGAGGGGGCCTGGTTCGCGCCCGGCCCCCGCACCCAGGGCCTCAACGGCATCATCGCCCTGCTCACCGACCGCCCCGACGGGTTCTCGGCCATGCACCGCCTCACCATCGACGAGGGGTGGCAGTGGATGGCCGGCGCCCCCGCCACCCTCGTGCGCCTGAACCCCGACGGCACCGGCGACTCCACGACGCTCGGCCCGCAGTCCCCCCAGGCCCTGGTCACCAAGGGCTCGTGGATGGGAGCCCGCACCCACGGTGAGTGGACCCTGTTCTCCTGCTGGTGCGCCCCCGCGTTCGAGCCCGAGCACTTCGAGCTCGGCCAGCGCTCGGCCCTGCTCGACGCCTTCCCCGACCACGCCGCCGAGATCACCGCGCTGACCCGCACCCACCCCATCGGTCAGCTGCGATGA
- a CDS encoding SDR family NAD(P)-dependent oxidoreductase, which translates to MTALVTGASGGLGRAIAVALAVAGHDIGVHYRSDAVGAAAAVTDVEAVGRRSAVLHADLAVDDPAGLDRACDDLLDACAAALGAPEVVVLNAFPQHVVAWGDLDTAAWDTYHRGGLRPTTGLLHRAAARLHPGGVVVVISSIEGRRPAPGHTPYSVAKAALDHLTAAAAHEVGSSGIRVVGVAPGLIDREGLENDWPQGVERWSRASALGRPVTASEVAATVAFLASPAASGITGTTITVDAGWSAAPGW; encoded by the coding sequence ATGACGGCCCTGGTCACCGGCGCGAGCGGCGGGCTCGGGCGCGCCATCGCCGTCGCGCTCGCCGTCGCCGGTCACGACATCGGTGTCCACTACCGGTCGGATGCCGTCGGCGCGGCCGCCGCTGTCACCGACGTCGAGGCGGTGGGTCGCCGGTCCGCGGTCCTGCACGCCGACCTCGCCGTCGACGACCCGGCCGGGCTCGACCGAGCCTGTGACGACCTCCTCGACGCCTGCGCGGCAGCGCTCGGTGCCCCCGAGGTCGTCGTGCTCAACGCCTTCCCCCAGCACGTCGTGGCCTGGGGTGACCTCGACACCGCGGCCTGGGACACCTACCACCGCGGTGGGCTTCGCCCCACGACCGGCCTGCTTCACCGGGCCGCCGCCCGTCTGCACCCCGGCGGTGTCGTCGTCGTCATCAGCTCGATCGAGGGCCGACGCCCTGCGCCCGGGCACACCCCGTACTCCGTCGCGAAGGCGGCCCTGGACCACCTCACCGCCGCAGCCGCCCACGAGGTCGGGAGCAGCGGCATCCGGGTCGTCGGGGTCGCACCCGGCCTCATCGACCGCGAGGGCCTCGAGAACGACTGGCCACAGGGGGTCGAGCGCTGGTCGCGAGCCAGCGCGCTGGGACGCCCCGTCACGGCATCCGAGGTCGCGGCGACCGTGGCGTTCCTCGCCTCACCAGCCGCATCAGGCATCACCGGCACCACCATCACCGTGGATGCCGGGTGGTCGGCAGCGCCGGGTTGGTGA
- a CDS encoding BMP family ABC transporter substrate-binding protein, whose product MKSTRYLVAVPAALALALAGCGGSTGSSESSAPAGSAAPGAPTDDSNCADEAVFCIGLVTDTGKVDDKSFNQSAHEGALEAQKQTNGFYKYIETQDAKDYAANMAQFTNKKYDAIVTVGFLMTDATLEAAKANPGTRFIGVDQGYDPAAVPGKNVTGLIFPEDQAGYGAGYLAGLMTKTNKLGQVLGLEIPPVQKFAKGFEAGAKAANPAVTVTTVYHPAGDNAFNDPVWGAGEAKKQLAQGADIIFGAGGNTGNGALQEVAKAKGAGTEVFCIGVDTDQWDTVPAAQPCLITSAMKLITEGVTETLVTAKDGDFAENQTLGKAGLAPFHDFESVIPADVKAKVDEVVKQMEAGTLQTGVTL is encoded by the coding sequence ATGAAGTCCACGCGTTACCTCGTCGCGGTTCCCGCCGCGCTCGCCCTCGCCCTCGCGGGCTGTGGCGGCAGCACCGGCAGCTCCGAGTCCTCCGCTCCGGCCGGCTCCGCAGCCCCCGGCGCCCCCACCGACGACAGCAACTGCGCCGACGAGGCCGTGTTCTGCATCGGTCTGGTCACCGACACCGGCAAGGTGGACGACAAGTCGTTCAACCAGTCCGCGCACGAGGGAGCTCTCGAGGCCCAGAAGCAGACCAACGGCTTCTACAAGTACATCGAGACCCAGGACGCCAAGGACTACGCCGCCAACATGGCACAGTTCACCAACAAGAAGTACGACGCCATCGTCACGGTCGGCTTCCTCATGACCGACGCCACGCTCGAGGCGGCCAAGGCCAACCCCGGCACCCGCTTCATCGGTGTCGACCAGGGGTACGACCCGGCCGCGGTCCCCGGCAAGAACGTCACCGGCCTCATCTTCCCCGAGGACCAGGCCGGTTACGGCGCCGGTTACCTCGCGGGCCTGATGACCAAGACGAACAAGCTCGGCCAGGTCCTCGGTCTCGAGATCCCCCCGGTCCAGAAGTTCGCCAAGGGCTTCGAGGCCGGCGCGAAGGCCGCGAACCCCGCGGTCACCGTCACCACCGTGTACCACCCCGCCGGCGACAACGCCTTCAACGACCCGGTGTGGGGCGCTGGCGAGGCCAAGAAGCAGCTCGCCCAGGGTGCGGACATCATCTTCGGCGCCGGTGGCAACACCGGTAACGGCGCTCTCCAGGAGGTCGCCAAGGCCAAGGGTGCAGGCACCGAGGTCTTCTGCATCGGTGTCGACACCGACCAGTGGGACACCGTCCCCGCGGCCCAGCCGTGCCTCATCACCTCGGCGATGAAGCTCATCACCGAGGGTGTCACCGAGACCCTGGTCACGGCCAAGGACGGCGACTTCGCCGAGAACCAGACCCTCGGCAAGGCCGGCCTCGCCCCCTTCCACGACTTCGAGTCGGTCATCCCGGCTGACGTCAAGGCCAAGGTCGACGAGGTCGTCAAGCAGATGGAAGCCGGCACCCTGCAGACCGGCGTCACCCTCTGA